A segment of the Pedobacter faecalis genome:
CAGCTGGTAATGCTCCAGCGCAGGAAGCTGGCGCGGCCGGCGCGAATATAAAACTATGGCCTAAGTTTACGATTGCAGCCAGCATAGCCGCAGCGGTGGCGACGATTGTGTTCGGCATTTGGTTCTTTAACTATCGTGGCGACCGTAATGCCGGAGATGCGAAGGACATCTCGAACTATGCAAATGATATAGCGCCCGGACAATATGGTGCAACGATAACACTGGCGAATGGAAAGACGATCGTGCTGGACAGTGCCAAAGCCGGTGTGGTGATTGGGCAGGCGCTGACTTATAATGATGGTACTGAGGTGCCGTCATCCGGAATTGGGGAACCGTCATCCCGAACCGAAGGGAGGGATCTCTTGAATGGCAAGGGCAAGAGGTCTCCCGACGGGTCGGGACAAGTTCTCGGTTCCCTCGAGATGACGGCAAGTACTGCCCGGGGGCAAACATACCAAATTACACTGCCAGACGGAACGAGAGTCTGGTTGAACGCTGCTTCGAAGATCGAATTTCCCGCCTCGTTCGCAGGGTTAGTCAAGCGGGAAGTTCGATTAAGTGGCGAAGCTTACTTTGAAGTTTTCAGGAATAAAAAGCAACCTTTTGTAGTAACCTCCAAAAATTTGAGTACCGGCAGCGAGCAGCAGGTCGAAGTACTTGGTACGCATTTCAATATTAACACCTATACTGAGGTGATTGCCACTACCCTACTTGAGGGGAGTGTGCGGGTAAACGACATGGTTATGCTGAAGCCTAATGAACAGTTGTTACAGAAAACAGATGGCAGCATTGACATATTAGAAGCCGATGCAACGAAAGTATTGGCCTGGAAGGCCGGGGATTTCCGGTTTAGCGACGATAGCATCACCGAGGTGATGGATCAATTGGCCCGCTGGTACAACATAGAAGTGTTATACAAAGGGCCGAAACCAACAGAGCGTTTTACCGCAGCCATATCCAGAAACAAGAACATTAGCCAGATCCTGAACGTGCTGGCCAAAACCAAAGCAGTGCGATTTGAAATAAACGGAAAGACGGTTACCGTAACTAAATAAATAATCAACAAACCAAAACCAAACCACATGAAAAGACTCTACAAAAACGACCCTTAATCATCATCCATAAAGAACAAAGGCCGGGAGTGCTGTAACACTACCGGCCGGAGTTCAGGTATCCCTATTGACAAAATTTGAGATAAGACAACAAGTAAAAAAACCTAAACAAAGTAAAAGTAATGAATTTTTACACTAAAAGCCTATACCGGCAGCGACCGGCTATGGCGAAAATTTTGTTGGTGATGAGGCTAATCGTAGTACTATTAACAACGGCAATACTCCAGGTAAGCGCGGCAGGCTACGCCCAAAAAATCAGCCTGTCTAAAAAATCAGCCCCGCTGATCGGCGTATTTAACGACATCAGAAACCAAAGCGGATACGACTTCGTGTTTACCACCGCCCTGCTCGAAAGCGCCAAACCCGTAAGCATTAACGTAAAGAACACCGAACTCAAAGAAGTGCTGGACAAGATATTCGAAAACCAGCCCCTCACCTACACTATAGAAGACAAAACCGTAGTCGTCTCCAAAAAAGAAAGCAGCTTATTGGACAAAGTAATCGCCCGATTTCAGGCGATTGATGTGCGGGGTAAAGTGGTGGATGAGCAAAATCAGCCCTTAGCCGGGGCTTCTGTGACGGTAAAGGGTAAGAACCAGCAGACGAAGACTGATGCGCAGGGAAATTTTTATTTGCAAAATGTAGATGAGAAGGCAACGCTGGTGATATCTTTTGTTGGGTTTAAAACGACGGAAGTTAGTGTGAAGGAAGATTTAGGAATTTTGACTTTGAAGCTGGAGGATAATTCGCTTGAGCAAGTGCAGGTTATAGCATATGGTGAAGTACAAAAGAAATTCAGCACCAGCAACATTGGCAGCGTAAATGCAAAAACAATCGAAAATCAACCTATAACAAATCCATTGCTGGCATTGCAAGGGCGCGTTGCCGGTCTTTTCATACTACAGTCTTCCGGTGTTTCTGGTGCATCAGTCAACGTCACAGTTCAAGGACAAAACAGTTTGAAAAAAGGTAATGTTCCTTTTTACGTTATTGATGGAGTACCTTACGAACCCAACTCACTTATGTCTCGTACTACTCCCGGAGTAATGAATGGGGCAGCTTACAGCAATTTAAGTTTTATCAATCCTGCGGATATTGAAAGCATTGATGTATTAAAAGATGCGGATGCAACAGCCATCTACGGTTCACGTGCCGCTAATGGTGCAATCCTCATCACAACCAAGAAAGGGAAAGCCGGCCAGACCAAAGTAGATTTAAATTTACAGACCGGTTGGGGCAAAGTAGCCAAAACACCCAATATGTTGACCGGATCTGAGTATTTGGAATTGAGAAGAGAAACCTATCAGAATGGGCAAACCAGTCCAAGTACAACCGATTATGATGTAAACGGTGTATGGGATTCATCACGTGACGTAAACTGGCAGAAGGAACTCGTAGGAAGCACTGCGCAGTATCAGAATTTGCAGGCCAGTGTGTCTGGTGGCTCTGATAAAACGCAGTTTCTTGCAGGTGCAGGTTATTTACGAGAAACCCCTGTTTTTCTGGGTAATTTCTCCAATGTGAAGACGACTGTACGTTTCAATGTCAACCACGCCAGTCAGAATAATAAATTCAGATTCTTTTTATCAGGTAAGTATCTGCAAGGAAACAATCAACTTCCAACAGTCGATTTTTCAGAAATAGCCGCTACGCTGTCACCAAATGCTCCTGATTTGTATAAGGCCGATGGAACATTAAACTGGTCACCGCTTCCTACAAATCCTAACATTCTAACATTTATCAATCCTGCGGCAAATCTTTTGACAACATATTCTGATAAGGCTAGAAACCTGATTGCAAATTCAAACATATCCTATGAAGTTATTCCAGGACTGTCTCTGAAATCAACATTTGGCTACAATCGTTTGGCATCAGATGAGTTGGTAAAAAACCCAATGACTTCAAAAAAGCCGGATATTCTGCCTATCAGAAATTCTGCTTCCTATTCAAATAAAAGTATAGAAACCTGGATCATCGAGCCGCAGCTAACGTTCAATAAAACATTTGCTTTCGGAGCAATTGATGCGCTGTTGGGAAGTACATTTCAGCAGACAAACAGCAATCTAATATCTCTGTCAGGTGTTGATTATGCTAGTGATGCGCAACTCTCTGATTTAAACTCTGCTGGAACGAAAAGCGTAGATTATTCATTGCAGTCAACTTATAGGTACAGTGCTATTTTTGGTCGTTTGAATTATCGGTACAAAGATCGCTACATCATTAACCTTTCTGCAAGAAGGGATGGAAGTAGTCGGTTTGGCTCGCAGAACCTGTTTCACAGCTTTTATAGTGTCGGCGGTGCATGGCTATTTACAGAAGAAAACTTCATAAAGAACACAATTCCTGCATTAAACTATGGTAAACTGAGGGCAAGCTACGGCACTACTGGAAATGACCAGATAGGAGATTATGAATTTTACAGCTTATACAACCCTTATAGTGTTGGAGTCAACATTTTAAATACAACTGGATTAAAGCCTCGAGGGCTTTCCAACGCTTATCTGGAATGGGAAGAAACCCGCAAGTTGAATTTGGGTATAGATCTTGGTTTTTTTGATAACAGGATTTTGGTTAATGCAAACTATTTCCGTAACAGATCCTCCAATCAACTATTAAATCAAAACCTGTCCGTAGTAACCGGCTTCGGTTCAATTGTCAGAAATCTTCCAGCGACTGTGCAAAACACAGGCTGGGAATTTACATTGGATTATGAACCTGTAAGGGGAAAGGCCTTTACCTGGCAGGGATCGGCAAATATCACCATACCCAAAAACAAGCTGGTACGTTATGACGGTTTGGAGACAAGCACGGATAGGAATGCTTACGTCATTGGGCAGCCAATAACGATAAGAAAATTCTTTAACTATGCAGGAGTAAACCCGCAGACTGGTTTATATCAATTTCTAAATGCAAAAGGTGAACTGACTTCTACACCTAGCGATCCTGTCGACAGGACAGCATTGATCAATACTGATCCAAAATGGTATGGAGGTATAAGCAATACCTTCAACTATAAGGGCTTCAGTTTAGATGTGTTTTTTCAATTTGTTAAGCAAAAATCCCTCGCAGCTTCCAGATTTGGCAGCTTTCCAGGCATTAGCTACAACAAGAATCAGCCTGATGTTGTGTTGAATCGGTGGCGTAAACCAGGTGATGAGGGAGCCGAAATACAAAAAGTGACCTCTAATTTTATTGAAATTCTGTTTACCTCTTTAAATGCGTCCAGTAGCTCCGGAATAGTTAGTGACGGTACTTTTGTCCGTTTAAAAAACGCGTCCCTTTCCTACACGCTCAATAATGAGTTAACAAAGAGGGTTCATATATCCAATGCACGTTTCTTTGTTCAAGGTCAGAATTTATTAACATGGACAAATTTTTTTGGCGGTTTAGATCCTGAAATCCGTGGGGGTCAATCTACGTTAGGTACATTAAGAATGATCACTTTGGGTACACAGTTAACTTTTTGACAATGATAATCCAGAATACAATGAAAACTATATATAATTATCGCGGGCAGTATGTACTGGTGTTACTGTGCTTATTGCTTCCATTATCCAGTTGCAAAAAATTTATTGAAGTAGATCCGCCAGCAACATCTGTCAATGAGGGTAACGTATATGCATACAACTCCACTGCGTATGCTGCAATGATTGGGATATATGCCCAAATGTCTGATAATTTTTTTCTCAGGAACATCAGTTTGTATGCTGAACTATCAGCGGATAATTTAAAGTTGTTAAACAATAACAAAACAGACTATGCTACTTATTATCAGAACGGACTTGTTTCATCAAATGACAATAGTCCGAAGTTCTGGCTGCTGACATACCCTTATATTTTTAACGTCAATTCTGCAATAGAGGGGCTGAACAAATCTAAAGGGGTAACCTCACCAACTCGAGAAAACTTACTCGGTGAAGCCTATTTCCTTCGCGCCTTTTTTTACTTCTATCTTGTCAATTCTTATGGGGACATACCGCTGGCACTGAGTACAGACTATATTGTCAATAACAATCTCTCGCGTACCAATTCAAGCCAGGTGTATAGCCAGATCATAGAGGATTTAAAGAAAGCGCAAGATATGCTATCAGATAATTACCTAAAAGCCGATGCCGTTACACCGTTTCCTGCTGGTCAAGAAGAAAGGATAAAACCGAACAGGTCGGCAGCGTCAGCCCTTTTGGCAAGAGTATATTTATACCAAAAGGACTGGGCAAATGCAGAACAAGCAGCATCCGAAGTGATTAATAAATCAACGCAGTACGCAGCGATTCCATTGAACCAGGTATTTCTAAAAAACAGCAAGGAAACCATTTGGGCAATTCCAAGCGTTAGCACTGGAAACCCGAATACACCATTGGGTGATGTATTAATTCTACGGCCAGGTGGGCCAGGGGATGTTGCAGATCGAACCATATACCTTTCACCGGATTTTACCACGATCTTCCAGAGCGGAGATCAGCGGAAAAATATCTGGACAGCCAGCGTAACGGATGTTAATAATACACCTTACCCTTACGCTGCTAAATATAAGGCCACATCTGCGAATGCTCAGTCTGAATATACGGTAATTTTAAGGCTGGGAGAATTATATCTAATAAGAGCGGAAGCAAGAATACAACAGAATAAGATCGCCGAAGGGATCGCCGATTTAAACGTATTACGGGATCGCGCTATAGATAAATCTGAACCGGATCTTGATTTACGGTTGAAATTGCTGTCGGGCTCTTTATCTAAAGAAGCAGCAATCACTGCCCTGGCCTATGAACGGAGGGTAGAAATGTTCTGCGAGTGGGGCGATCGATGGTATGACCTCAAACGAACCGGCCAGATAGACGCGGTGATGGCGCCAGCCACTGCAAAAAAAGGGGGTATCTGGGCATCTTTTAAACAATGGTATCCTGTTCCAGCTGACGAGATCCGGATCAATACCAAATTAAGCCAGAATACAGGCTACAATTAATCATTTACCAGTACTAAGTATCTGCAAGGAGCAATTTCACTATAGCTCCCTGCAGATACTTAGCGCTCATTCTAAAAATAAATCATGAAAAAGATTGTCATTGCACCTTGTTTGCTATTGTGTTTGTTATTCCCAGTTTTTGTACATGCCCAAAAAGATTCTGGAACTATATTTAGCAAAGCCAAAAATTGGCAGCAAGTACTTGAAGAAGCGAAGGAAGCTAATAAACCCATCTTTCTTGATCTTTATACTACTTGGTGTGCTCCTTGTGCAAGAATTGAAAAAGAGGTATTTCCGGACCCGCAGGTTGCCAGTTTTATGAATGTGAATTTCA
Coding sequences within it:
- a CDS encoding FecR family protein; amino-acid sequence: MDNKRAKELIESYKAGTATPEELGVIEKWIMLGTVRDMDLSEVELQAELNIIRSRLPLSTVIAVGNETDNALSSAAGNAPAQEAGAAGANIKLWPKFTIAASIAAAVATIVFGIWFFNYRGDRNAGDAKDISNYANDIAPGQYGATITLANGKTIVLDSAKAGVVIGQALTYNDGTEVPSSGIGEPSSRTEGRDLLNGKGKRSPDGSGQVLGSLEMTASTARGQTYQITLPDGTRVWLNAASKIEFPASFAGLVKREVRLSGEAYFEVFRNKKQPFVVTSKNLSTGSEQQVEVLGTHFNINTYTEVIATTLLEGSVRVNDMVMLKPNEQLLQKTDGSIDILEADATKVLAWKAGDFRFSDDSITEVMDQLARWYNIEVLYKGPKPTERFTAAISRNKNISQILNVLAKTKAVRFEINGKTVTVTK
- a CDS encoding SusC/RagA family TonB-linked outer membrane protein; this encodes MAKILLVMRLIVVLLTTAILQVSAAGYAQKISLSKKSAPLIGVFNDIRNQSGYDFVFTTALLESAKPVSINVKNTELKEVLDKIFENQPLTYTIEDKTVVVSKKESSLLDKVIARFQAIDVRGKVVDEQNQPLAGASVTVKGKNQQTKTDAQGNFYLQNVDEKATLVISFVGFKTTEVSVKEDLGILTLKLEDNSLEQVQVIAYGEVQKKFSTSNIGSVNAKTIENQPITNPLLALQGRVAGLFILQSSGVSGASVNVTVQGQNSLKKGNVPFYVIDGVPYEPNSLMSRTTPGVMNGAAYSNLSFINPADIESIDVLKDADATAIYGSRAANGAILITTKKGKAGQTKVDLNLQTGWGKVAKTPNMLTGSEYLELRRETYQNGQTSPSTTDYDVNGVWDSSRDVNWQKELVGSTAQYQNLQASVSGGSDKTQFLAGAGYLRETPVFLGNFSNVKTTVRFNVNHASQNNKFRFFLSGKYLQGNNQLPTVDFSEIAATLSPNAPDLYKADGTLNWSPLPTNPNILTFINPAANLLTTYSDKARNLIANSNISYEVIPGLSLKSTFGYNRLASDELVKNPMTSKKPDILPIRNSASYSNKSIETWIIEPQLTFNKTFAFGAIDALLGSTFQQTNSNLISLSGVDYASDAQLSDLNSAGTKSVDYSLQSTYRYSAIFGRLNYRYKDRYIINLSARRDGSSRFGSQNLFHSFYSVGGAWLFTEENFIKNTIPALNYGKLRASYGTTGNDQIGDYEFYSLYNPYSVGVNILNTTGLKPRGLSNAYLEWEETRKLNLGIDLGFFDNRILVNANYFRNRSSNQLLNQNLSVVTGFGSIVRNLPATVQNTGWEFTLDYEPVRGKAFTWQGSANITIPKNKLVRYDGLETSTDRNAYVIGQPITIRKFFNYAGVNPQTGLYQFLNAKGELTSTPSDPVDRTALINTDPKWYGGISNTFNYKGFSLDVFFQFVKQKSLAASRFGSFPGISYNKNQPDVVLNRWRKPGDEGAEIQKVTSNFIEILFTSLNASSSSGIVSDGTFVRLKNASLSYTLNNELTKRVHISNARFFVQGQNLLTWTNFFGGLDPEIRGGQSTLGTLRMITLGTQLTF
- a CDS encoding RagB/SusD family nutrient uptake outer membrane protein, translating into MKTIYNYRGQYVLVLLCLLLPLSSCKKFIEVDPPATSVNEGNVYAYNSTAYAAMIGIYAQMSDNFFLRNISLYAELSADNLKLLNNNKTDYATYYQNGLVSSNDNSPKFWLLTYPYIFNVNSAIEGLNKSKGVTSPTRENLLGEAYFLRAFFYFYLVNSYGDIPLALSTDYIVNNNLSRTNSSQVYSQIIEDLKKAQDMLSDNYLKADAVTPFPAGQEERIKPNRSAASALLARVYLYQKDWANAEQAASEVINKSTQYAAIPLNQVFLKNSKETIWAIPSVSTGNPNTPLGDVLILRPGGPGDVADRTIYLSPDFTTIFQSGDQRKNIWTASVTDVNNTPYPYAAKYKATSANAQSEYTVILRLGELYLIRAEARIQQNKIAEGIADLNVLRDRAIDKSEPDLDLRLKLLSGSLSKEAAITALAYERRVEMFCEWGDRWYDLKRTGQIDAVMAPATAKKGGIWASFKQWYPVPADEIRINTKLSQNTGYN